The following proteins are encoded in a genomic region of Primulina huaijiensis isolate GDHJ02 chromosome 3, ASM1229523v2, whole genome shotgun sequence:
- the LOC140974076 gene encoding LOW QUALITY PROTEIN: salicylate carboxymethyltransferase-like (The sequence of the model RefSeq protein was modified relative to this genomic sequence to represent the inferred CDS: inserted 1 base in 1 codon), whose product MEVKQVLHMNGGLGDTSYANNSLLQRKVISMTKPITEEAMTELYISMNAPKNLCMAELGCSSGPNTMVVATELVKXVLKLCRTLGQQPPEFQIHLNDLNGNDFNSIFQVHLPMFQLELQDETSRGRVSPCFVSAVPGSFYGRLFSSRTLHFIHSSYSLMWLSKIPKEVELLNKDNIYMASASPRQVIDAYYNQFRTDFSTFLRCRSEEVVSGGRMVLTILGRTSEDACSKECCYLWELLALALKQMVAEVLIEKEKLQSFNIPQYTPSPTEVRKEVEKEGSFSIDHLETLEIPWAACHKGRYPAGAEDGYYDVGSCMRSVAEPLLVQHFGASTMDPLFDKYSKILCHRMANGEETKFVSVTVSMTRS is encoded by the exons atggaagtaAAGCAAGTGCTTCACATGAATGGAGGTTTGGGAGACACCAGTTACGCCAATAACTCCTTGCTTCAG AGAAAGGTGATATCCATGACAAAGCCGATAACAGAGGAAGCCATGACTGAACTTTACATCAGTATGAATGCCCCCAAGAACTTGTGCATGGCTGAATTGGGTTGTTCCAGCGGACCAAATACGATGGTTGTCGCGACGGAGCTTGTCA TGGTTCTCAAATTATGCCGAACACTCGGCCAGCAGCCTCCTGAGTTTCAGATACATTTGAATGATCTGAACGGGAATGACTTCAACTCCATTTTCCAGGTCCATTTGCCTATGTTTCAACTGGAGTTACAAGACGAAACGAGTCGGGGCCGAGTCAGTCCATGCTTTGTGTCTGCGGTTCCAGGATCATTTTATGGCAGGCTTTTTTCTTCGCGCACTCTGCATTTTATCCATTCCTCTTATAGTCTTATGTGGCTTTCCAAG atTCCAAAAGAGGTGGAATTACTGAACAAAGATAATATTTACATGGCTAGTGCAAGCCCACGACAGGTGATCGATGCATACTACAATCAATTTCGAACAGATTTTTCGACTTTCCTCAGGTGCCGTTCGGAGGAAGTAGTATCCGGTGGAAGAATGGTGTTAACTATACTGGGTAGGACAAGTGAGGATGCTTGTAGCAAGGAGTGCTGCTATCTTTGGGAGCTGCTGGCCCTGGCTCTCAAACAAATGGTAGCTGAGGTAC TGATAGAAAAAGAAAAGCTGCAATCTTTCAACATCCCTCAATACACACCATCCCCCACAGAAGTGAGGAAGGAGGTCGAGAAGGAAGGCAGCTTCAGCATCGACCACCTAGAGACGTTGGAAATCCCGTGGGCCGCCTGTCACAAAGGTCGTTATCCCGCCGGGGCTGAGGACGGGTACTACGACGTGGGCAGTTGCATGAGATCCGTGGCGGAACCATTACTAGTCCAACACTTTGGAGCATCCACAATGGATCCATTATTCGACAAGTACAGCAAAATCCTCTGCCATCGCATGGCTAATGGAGAGGAGACCAAATTTGTCAGTGTCACTGTCTCCATGACAAGAAGTTAA
- the LOC140974078 gene encoding dihydroflavonol 4-reductase, which produces MNMECGHGRVVCVTGAAGFIGSLLVMRLLQRGYIVRATIRDPAENMKKVKHLVELPGADTNLTLWKADMMVSGSYDEAVQGCEGVFHMATPMDFESGDPENEVIKPTVEGVLSIISSCAKAKTVKRLIFTNSAGTVNVEPQQKPVYDEENWSDLDFINSTKMTGWMYFVSKILAEKAAMEATKENNIDFICIIPPVVVGPFIMPTLPPSLITALSPITGNEPHYSIIKQGQFVHVDDLCEAHIFLFEDQRAQGRYICSSHDATIYDLAQMIRDNWPEYDIPTEFEGIDKDTPVVRFSSKKLTGMGFTFKYSLEDMFREAIETCREKGLLPYSTRSCRVEENKGKEQLPISKEIIANGEVNGVH; this is translated from the exons atgaacATGGAATGTGGCCACGGCCGTGTCGTATGTGTCACCGGAGCTGCCGGATTCATCGGCTCTTTGCTCGTGATGAGGCTTCTTCAACGTGGCTATATCGTCCGTGCAACCATTCGCGATCCCGCGG aaaatatgaaaaaggtGAAGCACCTAGTGGAACTTCCCGGAGCCGACACGAACCTGACGCTGTGGAAAGCGGACATGATGGTGTCAGGGAGTTACGATGAGGCTGTCCAAGGTTGTGAAGGAGTGTTCCACATGGCGACCCCGATGGATTTCGAATCCGGCGATCCGGAGAATGAAGTGATAAAGCCCACAGTTGAAGGTGTATTGAGCATCATAAGTTCGTGTGCAAAGGCCAAGACTGTGAAGAGGCTCATATTCACTAACTCGGCTGGGACTGTGAATGTTGAGCCACAACAGAAACCAGTGTACGATGAAGAAAATTGGAGCGATCTCGACTTCATCAACTCCACGAAAATGACAGGATGG ATGTATTTTGTATCCAAAATCTTGGCTGAGAAAGCTGCAATGGAAGCTACAAAAGAAAACAACATAGATTTTATTTGCATTATACCACCAGTAGTGGTTGGCCCCTTTATTATGCCTACTCTCCCCCCAAGCCTGATCACTGCACTTTCTCCAATAACTG GAAACGAGCCCCACTATTCGATCATAAAACAAGGCCAGTTTGTGCATGTAGATGATCTATGTGAGGCGCATATATTCTTGTTTGAGGATCAAAGGGCACAGGGAAGATACATTTGCTCATCTCATGATGCAACAATTTATGATTTAGCCCAAATGATCAGAGACAATTGGCCAGAATATGACATCCCAACTGA ATTTGAAGGGATTGACAAGGACACGCCAGTGGTTCGTTTCTCCTCCAAGAAGTTGACAGGAATGGGTTTCACATTCAAGTACAGCTTAGAGGACATGTTCAGGGAAGCGATCGAGACGTGTCGCGAAAAGGGTTTGCTCCCATATTCCACCCGAAGCTGCAGAGTCGAAGAAAACAAGGGAAAAGAGCAACTTCCGATTTCGAAGGAGATAATTGCCAATGGAGAAGTGAATGGAGTGCATTAG